In Tripterygium wilfordii isolate XIE 37 chromosome 17, ASM1340144v1, whole genome shotgun sequence, the genomic window TATCCACACACAATTTATGTACGTTTCGAGTACAAACACAATTTGACAGTACTCCATGTAAATGTATAAGAACtgcttaattaattagttaattatccGTTTAATTGACAGATCAGGAAGAACTAAGACATTCAAAAGAAATTAATAGATCATATATGTAATTAATGAAGTTTGATTAGTAATTACGTACGTACCATATTTTAATGGATCAAGAGAAGTGCATTGTGGAGCTTGATTCATCTGCAGTACTCCCTTTGCCTTGACTACTAgttggtttcttcttcttcttcttataagGAATCCCTCTTGCTTTAGCTTGACAATCTCTCACTTCCCTTAAATAAACCCGAATAGCGCCACTGGCGAAGGGATTAGTCTCTGGTGATCCTCCATTTTCTTCATAGGCAGCTCTAAGCCTTCCAATAAGTGCATCAAGGCTTCCCCAAGCTTGTCTTAAAGGGCAAGTACACGGGGCGGGCGGGTCGGGTTGTCCATAGAACATACAACCTTGTACATGAACCTTAGTCTTTCCAAACTGATCAAGGTACCTTAGGAAATCCAGCACATGATTGCTATTGCACTGTGAGAGTGCCACTGGAGGCCTCTGGTTCTTCAAGTACTGACCAAAAGTGTTCCAATCCCTTCTCTTTTGTGACTCATATCGGCTCGGTGTCACCGACTGTTGATGATCACTTGATTCTTCTGCTATGTCCTTACCTCTTTCACTTGACATGGTGTGATTGTAAAGATTGATTGAAGAGGGTTTTTTTTGATTTGCTATATAAGGCAAGAAATTTGGGGGCGAAGAGAGGGTGAAAGGAATAGTAGGTGTGAATAAATTTTAGAGAGAGTGGAGGATGAGATGATCATGACCATCAAGACCATATCATAGATGAGAGAAGATTTGAAATTCAATGGGGCCATGCATATATATTAGAGTAGCTTTCTTTGCTTCTCttttactctatttttttttcttttttttaaattgggGTGTCCATTAACATTCACTATACGTTTTCCCCTCCTATAAACATACAataatttatgtatttttttaagagGCACAAACAAACAGAAGCCAAGCTAAAAAGGAGAAATACTAAAACAATGATCAGTAGACTCATGTTTGGTATCCAATCATAATTGTATCATCGGAAGAAAATGATTAGAAATGCTGTCAGAAAGGATCCTGGCCGCGATCCATTTGGCTataagggcacttgcaatgatgCAAGTGTTAATGTCTCCAACAAAATTAATCCAgggtctcatctctattacacataaagtcaaatcaacacatattataatacaatcacatcagcaaaagatatcttccaatacagccacatcagcaaaacacaaatttttatacactttctcttcccacccaacatggaggccaacaacattccattcctccatattatccacaacaaaactacactaaaatacaaaatacCAATACATCGACATTCgcaaaacacttctcccaatacaaccaca contains:
- the LOC119982016 gene encoding protein LIGHT-DEPENDENT SHORT HYPOCOTYLS 10-like — encoded protein: MSSERGKDIAEESSDHQQSVTPSRYESQKRRDWNTFGQYLKNQRPPVALSQCNSNHVLDFLRYLDQFGKTKVHVQGCMFYGQPDPPAPCTCPLRQAWGSLDALIGRLRAAYEENGGSPETNPFASGAIRVYLREVRDCQAKARGIPYKKKKKKPTSSQGKGSTADESSSTMHFS